A segment of the Candidatus Marinarcus aquaticus genome:
TTAATGGATTTGAATCGTTGTTGTGATTCAGTGGGTGCATTCCAGAACCCTTTATAGATATAACCACCTCTGTGAATAAGTTCACCCACTTCTCTAGGTGCACACTCTTGTCCCTCTTTATTAATAACATAAAGCTCCACATCTGGAATGGCTTTACCAATAGAGTTTGGTCGGATTTTGAGCTGACTTGGCTCTAAATACGTACTTCTAAATGCTTCTGTTAATCCATGCATAGAGAAGAACTGCACATTTTTAAAATATTTTTCAATATCTGAAATCATTTTAGGGGTTACATTTCCTCCTGAAGAGGTGATGATACGCACATGTTCCAATAAGTTTGCACTTGGAAGTCGGTGCTCATCTTCATCAAACATCTGAGTGATGTTAATAGGCATTAAAGGTATTACTGTAACTTTATCATTGATTACATGGTTAAAGAAATCACCTGGTAAAACAAATCGATGCAGTGCTAAGGTTGCTCGTTTGTATAAACTGCAGAAAATTTGGTTTAACCCATAATCAAGATTGAAAATTAACAGACCTGAAATAACGTCCTCTTCACTTAAACTCAAGTATTTAGATACCACTCGTGCACTGTCAATGAGGTTTCTGTGAGAAATTACAATCCCTTTTGGAAAACCACTGCTTCCAAAGCTGTATGTAATAACAGCATTGTCATGCCCTTTGATTTCACATGAATACTCTTTATGGTAGTATTTAAAAATCTCTTCAAAAGAGGCAATCTCTTTAGAAGTCGTTTCATAAGAGATGATATGACCATCAAATGCAATCTCTTCAATTGATTCAAGTTTCAGTCTGTCGGTGATAATACATTTGATATCACAATCTTTGATGATATACTCAACTTGCTCTGGTTTTAAGAGTTTGGTTAATGGTACTAAAACATAATCGGTTGATAAAATAGCCAAGATACCAATAACTTGCTCAATTCCTTTATTTGAATAGACTCCAATACGGCTTCCTGCAGGAAGATTCAGTTCATTGAGATAAAAAGCAATTTGATTGACTTTGGTAAAAAGTTCCGCGTATGTCAAACTTTTGTGGTCAAACGTAATGGCTGTTTTAGTTGGGTGAGAGATGTTTGCATCTTCAATCAGTGTTCGAATACAGTTAATAGACATGTGCACTCCTTAATCTCGTGTTGCCATCGTCCAAATATCGTAATTTGAATCCATTACGATAGATGGGTTATGGTTTGAGTTTAATATTTTTTTATAAAAAAATGAAACGATGTTTTCTATATCTTCTTGTTGTAATACTTTGGTGATACCACCAGTGAATACTAAAGAGTTTAGCGCATTTAGTTTTAATGTAACATAAGCTTTGTTGTAATTAGAGACTTTACAAAGCACTAAGAAAATAGCCAGTTGCATTAAGATTTTAAGTGCTTTTTCACTCTGTTCATCAAAGATATTTTCGGTTACTTTCAAATAGGCCAAAAGTTCATATACAAACTCATTGTTTTTTGCACTGAAAATCAAAGACTCTTTTGATTTGAAAACACCCAGTTTTTTGAAAACCAATCGGTCATATTCATTGTCAATGACCATGTTATCATCAACCAAGTCTTTTGAGTAGTGAATATCGGTCGTTGCTCCACCAATATCAATTAAGATATATGGGTCTGCTACTTTAAACTTTGAAACAAGTAGTGGCAGAGTTTGGTTCACAATATACGGTGTTGAAAAGATTTGATTGGCTGTAATATCGTAAAGGTGTTTGATGTCCTCTTTCCCGACAATATCTGCTTGATAAAGGTTGGTTAAATACTCTTTTAAAGGCTCCTCTTGAATATGAAGCTTCTCATCAATGATATTGGGTAATATCACCAATTTCTCAATGTTTTCCTTTAAATAAGGAGCATCATCTTTGTTTCCAACATAAACAATGTTTGAGTAGTTGATTTGACTTAAATAGTTTAAAAGTTTCTCATCAAATACGCCACTTACACCATCAATTGCTCCAACAACAATCACAACATCGATTAAATCGCTGGGGATAGAGACTTCTTCAATTTGTGAATACAGTACGGTATCAATGATATTAATCCCAGAGTTATATGCCGTGTTAATTGCATATTTGAGTGAAAATGAGTGGGTGATACCAATAATCAGTGTGCTTAATCCACCGTTTGCAGATGAACAAATAAAAATATCCTCTTTTTGATATTTTGAGATAATATCTTCACATTTATATTTTAAATCATCAAAAATATTTTTATTGAAATCTCTGAAATGTTGCTGTACATCGTTGTTTGCAGCAACTTTAAAGTAGGTACTTCCTACATCGATTAAAAGTCTGTTTTCGTTCATCATTGCATAATTCCTATGTCGTGGATAATGTCATTTACAATAGAGGTGGTATCTTTGGTTAAATCACATTTAGATTTTTCATACTCATAACATCTATCCGAGATAGGTACTTTACCTCGTTTGATGATTCGAATGTTTTTATTGGCATCTCGAATAGTGATCATCTCATTGTTATTGATGATATGTGGAGAGAACGGAACATCAATGATTCCATTTTTAATTGAGTTAAATACTTTTCTCCATAAGGTATCGGCTGGGTCATTAAACACCGCTTCCATGATACTCATAACCTCTTCAGTTAAAATCTCTTCTTCCTCTTCATCCACAATGTTTGGAAGACCATTTAAAATTCTAAGCGTATATTGTGTGTTGGCTACGGTTTTAGCATTGGCTTCTTTAGTTGGAATACCACTTGCTTCTTCTCTGGTTTTCGTAATGATTTTATCTGCACCCACCATTGAAGCAATCACGGTACTCATATTAATTAGTTGCTCTGCAAAATCTTTGTTTTGTGGGAAAGCACCCATCCATTGATGGTAAACCAAATGCACTTTTGCATCTTCACAGTTGATCTCTTTGGCATAATGCTTTGCAAGTTTTTTAATCACAGCACCCATTACAATGTCTTGGTTCATTGATCCTGATTGTGAGAATGAAACTGAGAACGATTTTACTCCCTCTTCAAGTGAGAGTAACATCTCTAAAAGTTGTATGACAATTGTGATACAAGGAGGTACAAGCGTAGCAGTGAGTGGTCCAAAAGACTCTCTGTTGATGGGTTCATTTAAACCAGAGTATTTTGCACAGACTCGCTCTACATATTTCCAGTATAAAAAGGCTTTATCCAGTGGAAAGTTCTTTGAATAAGGCAGTAAGTAGGTAATTGGTCCACCTTCGATTTCAAAGATTCCAGAAGCAATGGCTGTCTCAATTAAAAGCCTTGCATCAGGCGTTCCATGACGTAGTGAAATAGGTTTGTTAAAATGAGTCATCATCTTTCGAGTGGTTCTGTACCCGTGGTTAACAAGTGGATAACCATTGAGCATGTCTACTTCATTCTCTTCTGATAGACGTAACATTTTTTTAGAAGTGGCATAGTCATTGAGTCGTGTATTTGAGTCAATCGTACAAGGCAGAACATCTACATTTGCGTCCACAAAGAATTCATACAGGGCAAACATTTTATTATATGTTGGGAATCCACCTCGTGGTTGTACCAACATCTTGTTGCTTTTTGCAAAGTTGTACGAAATAAACAGGTCTTTACTGGCATTCTTAACGAACTCTTCTACTTCTGCAAAATCGAAGTTATCAACATATTCGTTGTTTAAGATAATTTCTCTCTCTTCTTGTAATAGACTCATTTTCGCTCACTCATAAATTTTTCTAACTCATCCAGACCAGTATTTAAATCCACTTGGTGAAATACCAAATCAAATCCATAATTTTTAAATCGTGGAACAATGTCTTCAGCACTTCCCGTACCAACGACTAAATTCCCACCAATCATAAATACAACGTCATCTAAGAGTTTTCCATATTTGTTTTTTAAAAAGTTGACTTCTCGACACCAACCCTCTGCTTCACCATTGAGCGAAGAGATTAAAAGAATATCCGCATCTGTTTCAATCACTGCATCAATAAACTCTTCTAAATAGGTATTTACACCTAAGTTAAACACTTCAAAACCTCTGGCTTTGAGTGAGAGTTCAATCAGTCTGTTTGCAACGACGTGAATATCGTTTCCTACTACACCTGTTACTACTTTCATACCATTACCTAATTATATAAATTATTCTCATAAAGGGCGGTAGTATAGCTAATATTTGGTAAATCTAAGTTTATGTAAAATTAATAGCGAACATGCAATAATCTCTTTTGATTAACACAGAACAAATAGGATGATACAATGAGTTTCAGTACAGCTGATTTATGCGATGAATTTTTTGATAAAGTACGTGTTTTAAACCCTGAGTTTAAACCATATGGTGGAAAAAGAAAAGTTGAAGGTACAATTGTGACCATGCGATTGGACAAAAACAATTATGATTTGGCTTCTATGCTTAAAAATGAAGCAGGAGAGAACCGAATTGTTGTTGTGGATGTGGCACAAGAATATTACGCAGTTGTGGGTGATAACCTTATGAAGTTTGCACAAGACAATAATTGGCAAGCCATTTTAGTCAATGGCTATGTAAGAGACACGGATGAAACACAAAAATTTGATGTGGGTCTGTTTGCTATTGGAACGTGCCCGCGAAAATATATTCCACAAACATCAGGTCAAAGAGGCGTAGAGTTAAGCTTTGAAGGTGTTGTTTTTAAAGACGGTGATTATTTGTATGCGGATAATGATGGAATTATCATCACTGAAACGAAAATAGATTAAATATAACTAAAAAGTGATATTTACTTAAACTTTGATATTATTCATTAAAGGGTTTTAATGAATAATTCAAAGCTGACACTTTTAAATCAACCAAGCGATTATGCTTTTTTTATAATAGCTTTACTGCTACTTTTTAGCCTCTCTATATTCAAACACTATCAAAACTATACCGTGTTCACACACAATGAAATAACACCCGTAGAAGCAATGGTTCAAAACATTTATGAAAAAGATGAGTACAATGTCATAAAGTTCTCAACAGACACCTTTACAGCTTTTACTTCTGTTTCAAAACATAAACAATTGCAACAACTTGATACCGTAAAACTCTACCTTATTTCAAAACAAGTAAGCTTTTTTGAATACTTAAAAGGTTTTTACACTTCCAACATTAAACTTTATAAACTTGAAGCAATAAAAGAGAAAAGGGCATTTGTGATGCAACACATTCATACGCAACATAACTCTTCATCTATGAAAGAGCTCTTTGGGGCTTTGTTTTTAGCTTTGCCTATTTCAAAAGAGCTGCGCGAAGTTTGTGCAAACTATGGCATTTCACATTTGATTGCAATATCCGGATTTCATTTGGGTTTGATTTCTCTGTTTTTATACGCTCTTTTGTATTTTCCTTATGGTTATGTGCATCAACGTTTTTTCCCTTTTAGAAATCGTAAATTGGATATTGCATTGATTACTTCAGTGGTACTCCTTTCATATTTGATATTTACAGACATGGTACCATCACTGTTGCGAGCGTTTGTGATGTTTGTATTGGCATTGATTTTTTTGCGTTCGAACATCAAACTCTTATCTTACATGACTCTGCTTTTGACGCTTCTTTTGATTTTATCTGTGTTTCCTGAGTATCTTTTTTCATTGGCTTTGTGGTTTTCTGTTGCAGGTGTGTTTTATATCTTTTTATTTATGCAGTATTTCAGCTCTTTACCTAAGACAGTACAGTTTATACTCTTTAATGCTTGGATATTTTTAGCCATGAACCCTATAACGCATGCATTTTTTGGAGCAACCTCTTTTTTGCAACTCTTTTCACCTTTCATAACAGTTGCTTTTACACTCTTTTATCCCTTGGTCGCACTGCTTCATTTAATAGGTCAGGGAGATTTGCTTGATGGAGTATTACAATGGAGTTTTAGCATTGAACCTCATGCTTATATGGTAATGACACCTTGGTGGTTTTTAATGCTTTATGTGCTTGTTTCATTTGCAGCCATAAAAAGCAGAACACTTTTTATGGCGCTGAATATTTTAATGTTGGGGTTTAATAGTTGGCTGTTTTATTAATATTCTGCTGAAGATTGCGTGAGTTTATCAAGTGTGTAACGCATGTCTTCGTCAAGTTCAAGATTGTTTTTCATCCACATAAGGTATTGTTGATCTTGTTGAGCGACTTCTTGAGTGCTTTTCCCTTTGTATTTACCAAATTTAAAGGTTTGAACAAACACGGGTGTTTTGGTCAGTTCTACGAGTTTATCCATTGGGTTATAATCAGGGTAAACCTCTCTGCATTTAGAGACAAGCTTCGATAAAAAAAGTTTCATCACTAAAACATCACCAATGGCATCATGTGCTTTAATCGTAATATTGTTTTTAGCAGCTTCTGCTTCTTCGGTTTTATATAAATCTAACGCATATCTGAGGTATTGCAGTCGATGGTAAGGCAAATCAGCAAAAAGATGGCGTGCACATCGAAGGGTATCAATGAGTTGATAGGCACACTCAAATCCCTCTTTTTGTACCATTGCTAAATCAAAGCTGATATTATGAGCAATCAGATAGTTTTCAGTACTGTTGTACTCTTGCAGTTTGGCATAGAAGTTGGTTTCAACAGCCTTTGGTTTTCCTACAATCATATCTGGAGTGATATTGTGTACTTCCATGGCTTCAAGTTTAATTTCAACGTCCGTTGAACATAACTCATCATAGACCTCTAAAGGAGCTTTTGCATCGACAATCATTCCACCAAATTGAATGATTTTATCCTCTTCTTGGTTTCCAGTTGTTTCTGTATCAAACAGTACATATTTGGGCATAGTGTTCTCCTTTTATTTTATAGTATTAACATTCCGTCACCGTAAGAGTAAAAACGGTATTTCTCTTCAATGGCCAGGTTGTAAAGTTCCAATGTTTTTTCCAATCCCACAAACGATGCAATGAGCATAATCAGAGTAGATTTGGGTAAGTGGAAATTTGTAAGCAGATGATTGACTCTAAGTGGCTTATTTTCGGTGTTTAAGAATAAATCACACTCTCCAAGTTCTTGACTCGTTCTAAAATAATACTCGATTGTTCTTGTTACGGTTGTTCCTACTGCAAGCAGTGGTTTTTGTGAATCAATCATGGCTTTTGCATCACTGGAGACTTCATAATATTCGCTGTGCATAGGGTGGTCTAAAATCGCTTCTGCTTCTACGGGTTTAAACGTACCTGCACCCACATGAAGTGTCAAATAATCCACGTGATGTTGTTGTTTGAGTTGTTCAAAAAGTTCAGGTGTAAAGTGCAGTGAAGCTGTGGGTGCTGCTACTGCACCATAGTTTTTAGCAAAGAGTGTTTGATAGTGTGTTTCATCACTCTTTTCATCTTCACGGTTCATATAAGGAGGCAAAGGCAAATGCCCAATACTGTTGAGTATATCAACCAGTTCTAAAAAGTCCAGCTCTTGGTTTTGTTTGTAAAACTTAACAATACGCGAACCATCTCTGTTTTTTTCTAAAACCGTGGCCTTTAACTCATGCTTAAAAAGCAGTTCACTGCCAATATTGACTTTTCCACCAATCAGACACAAGTAGGTATTATTGGGCATGGGTTTATTAAAAAGAAGTTCCACTTTTCCACCCGTTGTTTTTTGTCCAAAAATACGTGCTTTGATGACTTTGGTGTCATTTAAAAGTATGTTTAAATCCTTGGGTAAAAACTCTAAAAGATGTTTAAAAGTGGTGTGAGTGATGGTATTGGTTTTTCTGTCATAAACAAGCAGTCTGGCTGCATCTGCAGGCTCAACGGGGTGGGTTGCTATGAGCTCTTTGGGTAAAGAGTAGTCATAGCTTTGAGTTTTGAGTGGGTCTAAGATTTTACTCATCCTCTTCCACAGTTGCTGGGTTGAATATTTTTGCAATGTAAATGGATACACCGTAAAGTAAAATCAGTGGTCCTGCCATCAAGAACTGCGTTAATACATCCGGAGGGGTTAACAGCGCTGAGGCAATAAAAATCAATACAATGGCGTATTTAAAAAAGTTTTTCAGCATTTGATCATCGACTAAACCAATCTTTGCTAAAAAGAATGTAATAACAGGCAATTCAAATGCCAATCCAAAACCAAACAGGATTTTTGTAAAGAATGTAACGTATTTACCGATACTTGGAAGTACGGACACAACCGTGTTACCAAAATTAATTAAGAATTCAAATCCAAAAGGTACAACTACATAGTATGAGAACGAAGCTCCAATTAAAAACATCAAGGTTGCGAAAAATACAAATGGCAA
Coding sequences within it:
- the tatC gene encoding twin-arginine translocase subunit TatC, whose product is MFEDLKPHIADLRKRLIISGLTLIVMFFVCFAVYEPILEWMMQPAKEVLPAGSSMVAIEVQETFFTALKVSFFSGFIISLPVIFWQLWLFLAPGLYDHEKKLALPFVFFATLMFLIGASFSYYVVVPFGFEFLINFGNTVVSVLPSIGKYVTFFTKILFGFGLAFELPVITFFLAKIGLVDDQMLKNFFKYAIVLIFIASALLTPPDVLTQFLMAGPLILLYGVSIYIAKIFNPATVEEDE
- a CDS encoding exonuclease domain-containing protein, which translates into the protein MPKYVLFDTETTGNQEEDKIIQFGGMIVDAKAPLEVYDELCSTDVEIKLEAMEVHNITPDMIVGKPKAVETNFYAKLQEYNSTENYLIAHNISFDLAMVQKEGFECAYQLIDTLRCARHLFADLPYHRLQYLRYALDLYKTEEAEAAKNNITIKAHDAIGDVLVMKLFLSKLVSKCREVYPDYNPMDKLVELTKTPVFVQTFKFGKYKGKSTQEVAQQDQQYLMWMKNNLELDEDMRYTLDKLTQSSAEY
- a CDS encoding methylaspartate mutase — translated: MSLLQEEREIILNNEYVDNFDFAEVEEFVKNASKDLFISYNFAKSNKMLVQPRGGFPTYNKMFALYEFFVDANVDVLPCTIDSNTRLNDYATSKKMLRLSEENEVDMLNGYPLVNHGYRTTRKMMTHFNKPISLRHGTPDARLLIETAIASGIFEIEGGPITYLLPYSKNFPLDKAFLYWKYVERVCAKYSGLNEPINRESFGPLTATLVPPCITIVIQLLEMLLSLEEGVKSFSVSFSQSGSMNQDIVMGAVIKKLAKHYAKEINCEDAKVHLVYHQWMGAFPQNKDFAEQLINMSTVIASMVGADKIITKTREEASGIPTKEANAKTVANTQYTLRILNGLPNIVDEEEEEILTEEVMSIMEAVFNDPADTLWRKVFNSIKNGIIDVPFSPHIINNNEMITIRDANKNIRIIKRGKVPISDRCYEYEKSKCDLTKDTTSIVNDIIHDIGIMQ
- a CDS encoding glutamate mutase L, producing the protein MNENRLLIDVGSTYFKVAANNDVQQHFRDFNKNIFDDLKYKCEDIISKYQKEDIFICSSANGGLSTLIIGITHSFSLKYAINTAYNSGINIIDTVLYSQIEEVSIPSDLIDVVIVVGAIDGVSGVFDEKLLNYLSQINYSNIVYVGNKDDAPYLKENIEKLVILPNIIDEKLHIQEEPLKEYLTNLYQADIVGKEDIKHLYDITANQIFSTPYIVNQTLPLLVSKFKVADPYILIDIGGATTDIHYSKDLVDDNMVIDNEYDRLVFKKLGVFKSKESLIFSAKNNEFVYELLAYLKVTENIFDEQSEKALKILMQLAIFLVLCKVSNYNKAYVTLKLNALNSLVFTGGITKVLQQEDIENIVSFFYKKILNSNHNPSIVMDSNYDIWTMATRD
- a CDS encoding ComEC/Rec2 family competence protein — encoded protein: MNNSKLTLLNQPSDYAFFIIALLLLFSLSIFKHYQNYTVFTHNEITPVEAMVQNIYEKDEYNVIKFSTDTFTAFTSVSKHKQLQQLDTVKLYLISKQVSFFEYLKGFYTSNIKLYKLEAIKEKRAFVMQHIHTQHNSSSMKELFGALFLALPISKELREVCANYGISHLIAISGFHLGLISLFLYALLYFPYGYVHQRFFPFRNRKLDIALITSVVLLSYLIFTDMVPSLLRAFVMFVLALIFLRSNIKLLSYMTLLLTLLLILSVFPEYLFSLALWFSVAGVFYIFLFMQYFSSLPKTVQFILFNAWIFLAMNPITHAFFGATSFLQLFSPFITVAFTLFYPLVALLHLIGQGDLLDGVLQWSFSIEPHAYMVMTPWWFLMLYVLVSFAAIKSRTLFMALNILMLGFNSWLFY
- the glmS gene encoding methylaspartate mutase subunit S, which produces MKVVTGVVGNDIHVVANRLIELSLKARGFEVFNLGVNTYLEEFIDAVIETDADILLISSLNGEAEGWCREVNFLKNKYGKLLDDVVFMIGGNLVVGTGSAEDIVPRFKNYGFDLVFHQVDLNTGLDELEKFMSERK
- the rraA gene encoding ribonuclease E activity regulator RraA — translated: MSFSTADLCDEFFDKVRVLNPEFKPYGGKRKVEGTIVTMRLDKNNYDLASMLKNEAGENRIVVVDVAQEYYAVVGDNLMKFAQDNNWQAILVNGYVRDTDETQKFDVGLFAIGTCPRKYIPQTSGQRGVELSFEGVVFKDGDYLYADNDGIIITETKID
- the queA gene encoding tRNA preQ1(34) S-adenosylmethionine ribosyltransferase-isomerase QueA, which encodes MLDPLKTQSYDYSLPKELIATHPVEPADAARLLVYDRKTNTITHTTFKHLLEFLPKDLNILLNDTKVIKARIFGQKTTGGKVELLFNKPMPNNTYLCLIGGKVNIGSELLFKHELKATVLEKNRDGSRIVKFYKQNQELDFLELVDILNSIGHLPLPPYMNREDEKSDETHYQTLFAKNYGAVAAPTASLHFTPELFEQLKQQHHVDYLTLHVGAGTFKPVEAEAILDHPMHSEYYEVSSDAKAMIDSQKPLLAVGTTVTRTIEYYFRTSQELGECDLFLNTENKPLRVNHLLTNFHLPKSTLIMLIASFVGLEKTLELYNLAIEEKYRFYSYGDGMLIL
- a CDS encoding AMP-binding protein, whose product is MSINCIRTLIEDANISHPTKTAITFDHKSLTYAELFTKVNQIAFYLNELNLPAGSRIGVYSNKGIEQVIGILAILSTDYVLVPLTKLLKPEQVEYIIKDCDIKCIITDRLKLESIEEIAFDGHIISYETTSKEIASFEEIFKYYHKEYSCEIKGHDNAVITYSFGSSGFPKGIVISHRNLIDSARVVSKYLSLSEEDVISGLLIFNLDYGLNQIFCSLYKRATLALHRFVLPGDFFNHVINDKVTVIPLMPINITQMFDEDEHRLPSANLLEHVRIITSSGGNVTPKMISDIEKYFKNVQFFSMHGLTEAFRSTYLEPSQLKIRPNSIGKAIPDVELYVINKEGQECAPREVGELIHRGGYIYKGFWNAPTESQQRFKSIKILEKAINLEGQLNDEIVVASGDYVYKDEEGYLYFVSRADDMIKTRGFRVSPLEVESVVYHNIKDIEQCAVFSIPNDEIEEEIILVYSARSELAKNEILFELKKHLASYMIPSQIIFKKSLPLIASNKSKVNKEELKKEILNNN